The Methanotorris formicicus Mc-S-70 genome segment CATACGCCCGCAGAGAGAAAATATCCCTCTTGGACTTAATAATCTTTTCGGTTCTATGTATGATATACTTCGGTGGATGTATAAAAAGGGGTATGAATTTTTAATCGAAGGGTTGGGATTGTTTCCGAAAATAAGATACAACAAATTAGTTGAGCGATTAAACAGATATGAAGAACTTTTATTCGAAATTCAGAGCATATTTTTAAATAAAAACTGTTTATTGTCTATAGATACAATTCCAATCGAAACAAAAGAACTTATAAGGAAATATAGACATGAAAAAATAGGAAAATCAATGTTAATTAAAAAAGATGGTATAGTTGGCTACAATGCATCAAAAAAACGTTATTATTTCGGATATAAAGCAACATACACTACTGACGGAATGTATCTAACTCTATTGTTTGTAAGTCCTGCAAATCAGCATGATTTGGATGTCTTGAAAGATAATTATAAACTGTTTGTTAAGAACTTCTCAAACTGCTCTATAATTGGAGATAAGGGTTATATAGATGAAGGTTTTCAAAATATGTTAGGATGGGGAAACGTTTATTTCGAATCTATAAAAAGAAATAACATGATTAAATCGTTTATAGAAAAGATAAAGTATAAAATACTAAATAAATTGAGAAAAACTATCGAAACAAACTTTTCAAAGTTGGTTGAAATGTTCCCAAAGCGTATAAGAGCCATAAGTAAAAGAGGATTTAGCGTTAAATTATTGCTCTTTACAATCGCCTATAATATTAAGACGTTGTATGATGTTAAATTTAGGTAAGTTTGTTAATAATGGTTATTACTTCAATTGCTAAAACTTAATAGTATCTAACTATTTCCACATTGTAATTATATATCTAAATGTGTGATGGGAATTAGGGTTTTTATAATCCAAAAAATCAATTAATGTAAATTAATAAATAAATAGTAAAAATAAAAAATAAAATTATTTGCTAACTTTAACGACACCCCCAAATCCCTTAGAAACTTTCCTACCAATTCCCAAGTAATTAGGAATGTTGAAATTAACCGCAAACTCTCCTGTGAACCCAATGAATCTGTTTCCCTTATATTTAACAACTAAATCCTCAACATCCAAAACTTCTGCCCTCAACGTTTCCTTAACAGTATAATCCAAATACTTACTCATAGACAAAATGTTTCCAACTAAGATTTTTTCAAGCAATTCCTTCCTTCCACTCTCATCCAACTCTTTATACTTTGCATAATTTTTCTCATTCAAAGCAATCCATGGGGAGATGAACTTGTATCCCATCATCTCATCAGAGACGCCAAAG includes the following:
- a CDS encoding CRISPR-associated endonuclease Cas6, producing the protein MKLPILICRLKTNEPLKKSQIPYLRGYILNKFNKEDYKDLHNHSGNGFVYTYPKIQYKIIGGDAVLIGIKEGINILGEIILNINKLELNHKVYDVVGGYAKVKFEDFGVSDEMMGYKFISPWIALNEKNYAKYKELDESGRKELLEKILVGNILSMSKYLDYTVKETLRAEVLDVEDLVVKYKGNRFIGFTGEFAVNFNIPNYLGIGRKVSKGFGGVVKVSK
- a CDS encoding transposase — its product is MFPKIRYNKLVERLNRYEELLFEIQSIFLNKNCLLSIDTIPIETKELIRKYRHEKIGKSMLIKKDGIVGYNASKKRYYFGYKATYTTDGMYLTLLFVSPANQHDLDVLKDNYKLFVKNFSNCSIIGDKGYIDEGFQNMLGWGNVYFESIKRNNMIKSFIEKIKYKILNKLRKTIETNFSKLVEMFPKRIRAISKRGFSVKLLLFTIAYNIKTLYDVKFR